GAGTATGCCCCCGCTTCTACCTTTAGATGAGCTACCGCCTGAGCTCCTCCGATTGCCTCTGATGAACGAACACAATCTTACGACTGGTCAAAGCGGCCGTGGCCTTAATATTCAGATCGATAACCTCTCAAACCTCACTCCCAACGCCAAATACGAGGTCAGGGAGCCCATCACGAATGCGTTCCAGGTACGCTTCATTAACGAACGTGTTGGCTGGGGTTTGTTTGCCACACAGGACATTCCCGCTGGGTCTGTCGTCCTTGCGGATAAGCTCATGTCTGTATGGTCGCGTGAGGAAAAGGCTTGCAAGACCCCCCATGACACTCACGTAATGCTTGAACGCAAGTCGACGGCGATGGGCACGGATTGGTATAGAACATTCCTCCTGATGGCAAGGTCAAGAATGACCGGAAAGAAAAGGCCAACAGCCCGTGAGCGAAGGCTTGGTGTTCTGACAGCTAATTGGGAACACTACCATTTGCCTATATCCTGGGAAGGGAGGGTTGGCGGTATTATGGGCCTGAACCTGGCTTGGGTGAACCATGCGTGCATTCCAAACTGCACTTTATCGCTTTCTACTGAGTATGGTACGGATGAGAATGGGCAGGTACGATGGGATAAGAAGCCAAAACTTGGAAAGGCAATTATTCGCGCTTGTTCAGGCATTCGAACCGGCGAGGAGATTACTATCCCGTACATGCAAACAGGAGGAACAGCAAAgatgagaaagaagaatacaATGCAGCGATTCGGCTTTCGCTGTCACTGTCGGTCCTGCAAGATGCCGGATTGTAATGCCGACAAAATGCTGTCCAAATACCATCGTCTCGTAAATGGGATCTACAACCCGGGCAACATAGCCGACAAACCAGCTGTTACACTCCAGGCTGCGGCCGCACTGACCGGTCAGGCTCAATATGTGAGGACGAACGACCCCCGGCTCGTCAATATCTGGGTCAACTGTGCTCTTATCGCGGGCCATCATTCTGACCTAGCTAGAGCGCGCTGCTTCCTCAAACAGGCAAGAGAGCTAGCGATAATTTCAGAAGGACCGGGGAGCAAATTGCAACGTCGGATTTCGAAATGGCAAGAGTGcatgacgatgatgccgggATTCGGAGCCACAAACAGGGGTCTCAGTACTCCTATGGAGGCAGGTCCAATTTtgaaagaagacgatgaatACGACAGGAGAATTTTGTTCATGCTGGATGCGAAGCCGAGTGGATACTTGCGGGTGTCTTGTTATCGTCTTCGCCCTGGCGGTAATGGAACTGAACAACAATGGGATATCGTCGACGGACCGGATCCCGCGCCGCCGAAGCTCAACATCGACGCTATGTCGCCTTCGGGTGTGTGCCGCGACCCGGGCTGTTATCGGTCTGTCATGAGGATAAAGCAGATGGAGCAGAGACGTCGAGAGGATCGTGAGCACCGCAGACATAACAAACGACAAGCGGACTCCGGCTGTATGGACCCTGAGAAGGATTTTGTGGCGATTCTTTTCGAGTTATTTTATGAAGAATTCGCTCCCCAAATGAAATCACGGAAAAGGTTCCGCCGGAATAAGCTTAATACCTATGAAATGGTATCCGAAATAATGGATGGTCTCCACAAATGTTTTGGAATAGGGTGCAAGGGAGAAAACTGCACGTACTGTCATCATGGTGAGGTTTTACCTGGCCCATGCGAATGCGACGACGAACATGCGGAACAGAACCAGGGAGTCCAGGTGCAGGACAACCCCGAGAGGGtagagggaaagaagaaaaagaagggaaagaagaagggaaagcagAAGGTCGACGCAGACCCCGTAGTACAGGACGTTGGGGCTGAGAGGAAGGTGAAAGTGGTGGAGGGCGTTGGTTGCTGCCATGCAGGAGTTGCTCTTGagtctttttcttcttgagtTTTGCTGGACGTTTCTTTCCAGTTTCTGGCATTTTGCCTATTCTCCCTAGATGTTGGAGTGCGAatcttgatcttctcgatctcgttgTTACCTCGCTTGTTCTTTCTTGCCATACTGTTTCTTGTTTCCGTACTGtttctttctattttctGGCATTTTGCCTATTTCCCCTAGATGTTGGAGTGTGAATCTTGATGTTCTCGATCTCGTTGTTATCTCGTTTGTTCTGTCTTGCTATACTGTTTCTTGTTTCCGTgctgtttctttctttttctggcaTTTTGCCTATTTTCCCTTGATGTTGGAGTCTGGATCTTGATGTTCTCGATCTCGTTGTCTCGTTTGATCCTTCTTGCCATActgttttttgtttcttgAAAATCCGCCTAACATAGTCGCTAGTTAAGAATGAAATGTGGTTGAACTAGCGCAGAGCTATGCAGAAAATCCGTAGGCATAGTCATCTGCTTTGAAATCTGGCACGAGTGACTCGCTGATCAATGGAGCTTAATGCGAGTCAGAGCGCGGGATGATGAGACTCCTTCGTCGCTTTTCTCTCCAGGCAGACAACGCTGCATTCACGTTTGGAGAATGGTCTGGAACATCAAATACACAATGACCAAGAAAATTGTCGATGAAAGATGTGCGACAAAAAGAACGGAGGCGAGCCACAAAGGGAGAGAGCAAAGGCAGGAGGACGGACCGCGAAGATCCCCAGGCGGCGTCACTGACTGTTCCCCAGGGTCCTCACTCCTCACTCACTCTCCCTCGCACCCactctcccactcccacGCTGCTTGTCTTATAATCCCACAGCGCCCCTGATGTCGGTCAGGCATCTCCGGAGACTCAGCTGCTGAGTCGACCTCAGTGTGTCGCTCTATTCTACTCCGCACTCGAGATACCCCACAGCTGATAGTTACTCGATCTCGATTATCTAATATCGCCGTCATATCTCTGGGTtgcctcttctccaacttcgcATCCCAAACTCCAACCACTCTCATGGCTGCCTCTAACGACCTTCGGGGATGGGTGATGAGCGCCGTCTCTGGCGTCGGTGAGTGTCTGCCGCGGATATATCTGTTTCCAAACTAACTATCCAGCCTGCATCCTTGGGTCCTCCGTCATTTgcatcgacatcctcctccgccgcttTTGGCCTCGAAGTCACTTCCAGATCGTGAACAATAATGCCTTCCTGTCCGCATCACTCTCACTCAGCGCGGGTGTTATCGTGAGTTAATTTTGGTTCTTCGGCCAAGTTTGTGGCCCCTGCTGACGTTGACTTTCCAGCTTTTCACCTCGCTATATAGCATGCTGCCCACCTCCCACGAATACCTTATGAAAGCTGGCTGGTCGCCCTCCCGCTCGGCATACGGACTCATTGGCCTCTTTATTGCTGGAGTTGTAGGTATTCGCTCACTTTCGGCCTTGTTACATAagtttcttccatctcatGTGGTCGATTGTGCCCATACTCATGAACCTGCACCCCACCACGGCTCCGACCTCGAACAAGGCAAACCCAAGCGCAACTCTATAATCTCTCAAAAACACACCGCGATGTCCGAGAGAACTCCTCTCTTAACTAGATCACCCAAGTCTACACCAGCTGGGGCTGGTCTTCCCATGGCAGAACAACAGGCCGACGGAGCTGCCCGCTTGGGACCGGAACCCTGGCGGGTCCGCCTCGGGCGGCGCTTGAGTGGTTTCATTGGCGGCGCAAAGGCTCATTGCGATGAAAATGGCCCGTGCTATGGGTTCTCGCAAGCTTGCGGCGAGGAGTGCTCAAAGACACTTATTCATCCTGTAATTACCGCAGACGATGCCTCCGATACAGACATTCCACCACCTGAGCATTCACCGAATAattccagctgctcctccCATATGGATGTGGTGGTCGATGGCCCATCTTCACCCGTCAGTGAACATGATGAACAGCATAAGCAGTCGACTTCTGGTCCccaacatcaccatcacGTACCCCAGAATGCTTTTCTCTCTATTGGCTTACAAACATCCGTAGCCATTGCGCTGCACAAACTCCCTGAGGGTTTCATCACATATGCCACTAACCACGCGAGTCCGACTCTCGGGATGACAGTTTTCCTAGCTCTCTTTATCCATAACATCAGTGAAGGTTTCGCCATGGCACTGCCCCTCTATCTAGCCATTCAGTCTCGCGGCTGGGCGATGTTCTGGTCTAGTCTTTTAGGTGGCATTAGCCAGCCTGCCGGGGCTGGACTGGCGGCACTCTGGATTTGGGGTGCGCGTAAGGCCGGTAGTGGGGCCGGCGATGGCCAGAATGAGGCATCTTGGGCTGTTTATGGTTGCATGTTTGCCGTTACAGCGGGGGTTATGGTCTCTGTCGGCTTGCAGCTGTTTACTGAAGGCTTAGTCTTGACGCATCAGCGGAACATGGCGATTGGCTTTGCTATTGGAGGCATGGGCCTGATGGGCCTGAGTTTTGCATTGACGGCGTGATTTATATACACAGCGTTTGGGTTTGCTTGGTTTCCTCGGCTTCATTGGGTATTTTAAGAGCTCGCTTGGTGCATCTTGCTCTGGAGTTATATTCCCGGCACTTCACTTGTGCGACGAGTAACGgtactattataattacgACTAGAACGCAGCCAGACAACCTATTAAAAGTACCTTACTGCCTTTGACTTAATTTCACGACTTCCGATAAAAAGAGTTGTCATTCATGATATGTTAGATTTTGCAGAACTAACTATGTGCAAAATAACCGCCAACGCCTTAAATGCACCATATAATGTAACTAACCCAATAAAATACATCGCGCAGAATCTACGACCCTTTGGCAGCTGCTTCTCGCTCCTTCTTACGTGCCAGATAGCGCTCACGGGCACTGGATACATCTGTAGTCGATTTCTGGCTGCGACTGCGTTCTGCAATCTCCTTCTGTTGCGCTGCTTCGGCCTCCTGGCGTTGTCGCTCTTGTTCCTCCAGCTGCTGCGCGATCATCTCGGTTTGGCGGGCGCGCTGTCCTCCACGTCCTCCAGCCTGTCGAGAATCGAACCGCGATTtggcgccagcgccagtACCAGGTGCCGTTCgtgacggaggaggagcagcggTCTTGGGTTTAGGCGCAACATTCAGGCCCGCCGAAAGCAGTTGTCTCTTATCGACAATCTGCCCGTCATCGTTGACAGCAATGTGAGCGCCCTCGGCATTCAAATCCGCCGCCTTCTGTGCCtccgtcttctccttctctgtgGTATCCGTCGGCACTTCGCCGCCAGTCTCGtggatcttctttgccgCTTCATCGGCTGCCTTCATGACAGCGTCATGCTGCTCCTCTCCACGTGCCAGCAAGTCCCGGTAGAACCCAACCATCCCTGAGCCACCATTCGTTTTCCtccgctcttcctcttcctgctccctcgccttctcctcctcctctaccCGCCGCAGTTCCTCCTGCTGCGCCTTATACGCACTCGTCACGAACTTCTCCTTATCATCAAATTCGTCGCCCTCGGCTTCCCTCTCCTTCGCTAACATCCTATCCCGCGCACGTAGCTGATCCCGCTTTCGAATCTCCGCACTCCGTAGCAGGGATGTCATATACTTCGGTACaccctcccctccatcaGCATTGtccttgtttttcttttctggcTTCGCATGTAGACTCTCATACACAGCATCATAAGAGTAAATCGAGGGATCTAGATCCTGCGCCTCCGAAACATGCTTTTTACTACTGTGCAGAGCAGACAGGTTCGTGAATTCTCGATTCGCAGGTGCATTCAATCCATACTTTTTCTCCTTGTTCCCATCCTTATTGTCCCCATTATCGCCTCCATTctcaccctcctcatcctcatccgcaAATATCGACGTCTTGCTCAACGGCTTAATCTTCGGTTTCGCGCCCTGTCCCAGCGGAACGATTTTACGCTTCTGCGGTGGTCCATGGGAATCATCGTTGAGTGAAGGCTTCTTTTTCGTAGACTTTTCAGCAGCTGGCTCATCGCCCAGACCACCTATCGTGGTAATCTCCGTCTCATTCGTAGCGCGCGACTCGTCCTCCGAGTCCGAATCGAAGACGGCCTTTTTGCGCTTTTGGTTCGCGCCTCCGAGCGGGTTCTTCTTTGCGAGGCTCAGGCCTGAGAGCGGTGGTGGCATTCTTCTTGTGCGCTCGAGTTTCTGTTCAGAGTTCGCAACCCCAATTCAACAACTGGTGAATGAGGATCAATAATTGAACAACGTCAGTCCGAATCCCAATCACATCACGTGACTGTATTCCTTTATCATATCACCACGTGATCCGAATCTCCTATCTCCGCCACGATCTCCCTCCCTCCGTTCCGTAGTGTAAATAGACAAACTAGCTGGTTCCGCTCCGCAGCTTGTCAGCCGAATACGTATCCCCAATTACGCCGCAGCGAGGACTCAAAGGAGAGCAGCGCAAACATGTCCTACTACTTCACAATTCTCTCGCCGACAGATGTCCCGCTGTTCAACATTGCCTTCGGCACCTCGAAATCCGGCGGCGATGGCATCGCCCGCTTTCGCTTCCCCGAGGCCGGACAGAATACGTACATGACGCAGTTCATTATCCACTCGAGTTTGGATATGCTGGAGGAAGCACAGTGGATGGGTGGAAATATGtatgtcttttttttttcgctgTTATGTTATgtgtttttttcttctttctgcttgAACCGCATTGCATTGGATTTGATCGAGCTGGAATTGCGGGGCGAGTTCAATCGCGGAGCTAATGTGAAATAAACCAGGTACCTAAAACACATCGACACATACCCGCCAGCATCTGCGTATATCTCCGCATTCTTAACTCCCTCGGGCACGcgctttctccttctgcatCAACCCCCACAACCCAATATCCCCGCTTCATCTGCGTCCGCCGGCACGGGGGGCTCAATGAGCATGAGCACGTCATCAGGGATGGGCGGGTCCGGACTCTTCGGAGGTTCAGGGATGGGCTCGTCGAGTCGCACGTCGAGTAGTTCTATAGCTGCGAATCCGACGGCGCCACAGACCGAGGAGGCCGTCAGGCAGTTTATGACGGAGGTGTATGAGAATTATGTCAAGACGGTGATGAGCCCGTTTTATAAGAGGGGGTTGGAAATACGGAGTCCGGTTTTCAGGAGTAAggtttctgctgctgggaggaagTGGCTATAGATTTCTCCTTCGTgcatctcttcttctcttgtcTTCCGTCTGGTTTAGGGACCATTTCTGTGGTGTTGCTTGTGGTTTGTAAGAGTTGGTTATTGCTATGTGTCTTCAAGTTGGCGAGGGCGTTTTATGGTGCTTTGAATTTCCATTATGCTGGTACAATAATAGTGTCCATTTTTGAATTCGGGGCTTAAGAGCACACTAAAACTGCAGGAACTGTTTATCCAAATACAAGTCAAGAAATTCAAGAAGTCATCTGAGGGGCCAGCTTTTTCACAGTGACATTTTTGAAGTTTTCCACGGCATGTACAACGTCGTCGAGCTTGGCGACTGCGCCAAAGATCCCTCCCTCCATTTTTACTGACTCCAACGTGTTGACGTGCAGAGGCGGTTCGGCCGCCGCAGAGCCGTCTTCTAATAGGAGACAATCGAACCCGCGGTCGTTAGCTTCACGCATCGTCGTGGACACGCATACGTCTGTCGTTACGCCTGCAATGACAAGGTTCTTTACACCCTtgttgcgaaggagaagTTCAAAGTCTGTGTGTGCAAACGCTCCTCGTCCGGGTTTGTCAATTACAGGTTCACCAGGAAGAGGGTAGAGTTCATCAATGGTATCATGTCCCAGTTCACCGCGGATTAGGAGACGGCCCAGCGGTCCTGGAGAGCCAATTCCTAACCCAGATGGATTGTTTTGAGACCGAAAGGCTTCTCGGCTTGGAAGCGTTGAAAGATCGGGCCGATGACCTGAAAGATGTTAGTTCAAGACAGGACACCCAATTTCAGTGGGGTTAACAGATTGCTTTACCCTCACGTGTGTGATAGACCGGAAACCCGGCAGATCTAAATGAACTTAGAAGCTCCTGAAGTTTTGGTATCAGTGCACGTGTGGCGGATATGTCGTAGCCTTGAAACTCCATGTATCCTCCTGGTGCACAAACTGTTTCATAGTCAGCAAAAAACGGGTAAACTGAACACCACATGGTAGCTACTAACAGTCTTTTTGCATATCAATAATAACCAGCGCTGTGGTATACGGTGTGAGCGTCGCATCATGCGGCCAGTCATATGGGACGGCGGCAATTTGTCCCTTCCGGACTTTGTGATGAGGAACTTGTCGTGGTTTCTCAATAACAGGGCCATGATTGTGGGTAGCATTTAGGACAGTCAAAGTCCAGATGCCAGGAGTTCCAGCTGCAACTAACATAAACGGACAGTCCATCAAACGGGAAGTTCGTCtccgcttcctcgtctcctcgGTAAGGCCGTTTCGTGGACGATAGTGTCCACCCCGGTCACACCGTAACCAGACCTTGGCTGTCCGTCCTGGTTTCTTTTCAGTGGGAGTACTAGACGATTTGACTACCACATTGTAACCGTGAGTTTTCGCATGCGCTTGTACTGAGGCAAGAAGTGATGCTCTGGTCGATTACACTAGTGTAAGCAGCCAGTTTCCAAGCTACTACGGATGATCGACAGGATATAAGCAGGAACTAACTTGTCTGGAAACGTCCCTTCGGGCGGCGGAACAAGCTCCATCGACATATCTGGGATGTCTTGAAGATCGCTAGGCGCGTCGAGATTCAAATCTGCGGGGTCCGCCATGGCGGTACGGGTTGTGTCTACCCCTCGGAGTAGGGAAGAGGCTCTAAACCAggcatcagcatcatcgaaGCGGCCTTTCCATCCAGTGTATTACGAAAGTGAAGGACACAGTCCGGCCCATCAGGGTTGGGCTGAGGAAGTGCGTGGAAGCAGTGCCGAAGAAAAGGATGGGAACCCAAGGAGATCTCGTGCGTGGTTATAGCAGACAGCAGGTGTATCTCTCGAGATGAGTGGACCAGAGCCACAAAAGGAAGGCCAGCCGATCCAAAACAGACAAAACTTACCAAAAAATTGGAAATATTAACAGAtcaatatatttcttatccCAATCATGAATTCATAAAAACGTATGGACGACAATCCCAGGAACATCAAGCTTTGCTGCGAGTGGCAGGGCGAGGCTGAAGTGAGTCTGGCAACAAAGTGTGTGTTCACTGGACATCACGTGATTCTGATCACGTGGCGTGTCCCGGACCGCCACGGTTCCCGTGGAAATAGCAACACAAGCATATCCTACATTACACCGAATCACCGATGTACTCTTCAAGTACTCTATCTCGAACACCCCTTGGATAGTAGGGTTATTGAAGCTGAAATACTACTTTATAATTTGCTGTATATTTGTTTCACCTAAGGTACCCAGAAAGACTAAAAACTGGGTGCTATGATGATCAAAATATACAGACTTACAGAGTATACTCCGCTGTGTTTGAATCCTGTCCGTGATCTGGTATCCAGATTTCATCAGGATAGCAAAAGGACTTCTGTTCTTTGAATAGACTCATGGTCGGAGCTCAGGCTAAACCTGTCGTATGCAAGTTCCCGTGGCTCGGCGACAGTTACGAGGCACGGTACTTCTGTTGCTGCACCAGGGGCCGGTTTGTACTGAGAGCACACTGATGCCACTAGTGCCACGCACTTGCTGCCTGAAGATAAACAAGACCCAACCAACTAAGCCCCTTGGGCCTTAGTAGGATCGCGGGCCGTGGCCACCGCCTGGAGCCTGGGACTTTTCCATCTCGGACTAGCCCAATAATGTTGTTGTTCCCGTGGTCACAGCGCATCCACATGGGTTCCCAGGTCCGTGTATCACATCTCCTTCCCCCAAcatcatcgacatcaacaaACCCCCTCCACGACCTCCGACCACAACCACAGCAGCCCCTGTCCCTCACTGAGGGATGCACCAAAGGTAAGTCGATTTGGGGCTATTCTTCCACTCTTTTCTGCTTCGCCTCGTCTGCCACCTCCTGTTTCCCCGCGAAGTTCACCGTCGCAATCGATCTCCCGTTTGCTGCGACACCGCCTCGGCCCCTCCAACCACCAGCCCTGTCGGTTCCCCCGACAAAGCACCGGATACTGCATTTATGATCTCGATCGGTGGTCTCTGGCGTATGCAGAATTGATTTTACCACATAACCGCTGGTCAACTCATTTTGCCGTACCGCCCGTCGGTGGGATCTTGTGACGTGGACCCCTAGAACGTGCGCCCCCTACACCGGCCTCGCCTGGTGTGGGCATAATGCCTTCTGCCGATGAGCCATCCTCAACTCGCACAAACGGGACTAGCTCTCGATCGGATCAGCTTGCCCATTATAAAAAGCAGTATGAGCAGCTTGAGTCCGAACTCGCCGACTTCCAGGCTTCCAGTCGCGAACTGGAGGTCGAGCTagagaaggaaatcgaggcGTCGGAGAAGCGTGAGCGACAGCTGAAGGAAAAGGTGGACAACTTGAGATACGAAGTAGATGAGTGGAAGGTAAGATCCAAtttgtttcttctgttcTTCTGGTCACCAACTCACcgctttgtttgtttgtttttaGTCCAAATATAAGCAATCCAAGTCAGAAGCCAGTACTGCCCAGAATACGCTCCAGAAAGAAATCACCTCGCTGCGGGACACGAGTTTGACGCTACAGTTGAAACTACGGGACATCGAGGTTGCAAATGATGATTATGAACGCCAGGCTCGTCACACGACTTCGTCCCTGGAGGATATGGAGTCCAAATTTAATATGGCTATTGAAAGAGGGGttcttctggaagaagaggtaaAACATGGCGAACAAGAGCGGGAGGGTTTGCGCATCGAAAATCAACGACTCCGAGACGAGTTGAATGATCTGAAGATCGAAACCGATATTGTCCAGGAGAAGCTTCGGAATGGTGGCTGGCGCCGTCGTCCAGCTCCTTTGGGTCGCAGCCC
This region of Aspergillus puulaauensis MK2 DNA, chromosome 5, nearly complete sequence genomic DNA includes:
- a CDS encoding Zn(2+) transporter ZRT3 (COG:P;~EggNog:ENOG410PITS;~InterPro:IPR003689;~PFAM:PF02535;~TransMembrane:8 (o12-33i45-68o88-106i297-314o334-357i364-386o406-427i439-457o);~go_component: GO:0016020 - membrane [Evidence IEA];~go_function: GO:0046873 - metal ion transmembrane transporter activity [Evidence IEA];~go_process: GO:0030001 - metal ion transport [Evidence IEA];~go_process: GO:0055085 - transmembrane transport [Evidence IEA]), whose product is MAASNDLRGWVMSAVSGVACILGSSVICIDILLRRFWPRSHFQIVNNNAFLSASLSLSAGVILFTSLYSMLPTSHEYLMKAGWSPSRSAYGLIGLFIAGVVGIRSLSALLHKFLPSHVVDCAHTHEPAPHHGSDLEQGKPKRNSIISQKHTAMSERTPLLTRSPKSTPAGAGLPMAEQQADGAARLGPEPWRVRLGRRLSGFIGGAKAHCDENGPCYGFSQACGEECSKTLIHPVITADDASDTDIPPPEHSPNNSSCSSHMDVVVDGPSSPVSEHDEQHKQSTSGPQHHHHVPQNAFLSIGLQTSVAIALHKLPEGFITYATNHASPTLGMTVFLALFIHNISEGFAMALPLYLAIQSRGWAMFWSSLLGGISQPAGAGLAALWIWGARKAGSGAGDGQNEASWAVYGCMFAVTAGVMVSVGLQLFTEGLVLTHQRNMAIGFAIGGMGLMGLSFALTA
- the TRS20 gene encoding TRAPP subunit TRS20 (BUSCO:EOG09265GGX;~COG:U;~EggNog:ENOG410PNM4;~InterPro:IPR011012,IPR006722;~PFAM:PF04628;~go_process: GO:0006888 - endoplasmic reticulum to Golgi vesicle-mediated transport [Evidence IEA]) translates to MSYYFTILSPTDVPLFNIAFGTSKSGGDGIARFRFPEAGQNTYMTQFIIHSSLDMLEEAQWMGGNMYLKHIDTYPPASAYISAFLTPSGTRFLLLHQPPQPNIPASSASAGTGGSMSMSTSSGMGGSGLFGGSGMGSSSRTSSSSIAANPTAPQTEEAVRQFMTEVYENYVKTVMSPFYKRGLEIRSPVFRSKVSAAGRKWL
- a CDS encoding cysteine hydrolase family protein (COG:S;~EggNog:ENOG410PKWK;~InterPro:IPR000868,IPR036380;~PFAM:PF00857), which gives rise to MADPADLNLDAPSDLQDIPDMSMELVPPPEGTFPDKASLLASVQAHAKTHGYNVVVKSSSTPTEKKPGRTAKVWLRCDRGGHYRPRNGLTEETRKRRRTSRLMDCPFMLVAAGTPGIWTLTVLNATHNHGPVIEKPRQVPHHKVRKGQIAAVPYDWPHDATLTPYTTALVIIDMQKDFCAPGGYMEFQGYDISATRALIPKLQELLSSFRSAGFPVYHTREGHRPDLSTLPSREAFRSQNNPSGLGIGSPGPLGRLLIRGELGHDTIDELYPLPGEPVIDKPGRGAFAHTDFELLLRNKGVKNLVIAGVTTDVCVSTTMREANDRGFDCLLLEDGSAAAEPPLHVNTLESVKMEGGIFGAVAKLDDVVHAVENFKNVTVKKLAPQMTS
- a CDS encoding splicing regulator NSRP1-like domain-containing protein (COG:S;~EggNog:ENOG410PQ4R;~InterPro:IPR018612;~PFAM:PF09745) yields the protein MPPPLSGLSLAKKNPLGGANQKRKKAVFDSDSEDESRATNETEITTIGGLGDEPAAEKSTKKKPSLNDDSHGPPQKRKIVPLGQGAKPKIKPLSKTSIFADEDEEGENGGDNGDNKDGNKEKKYGLNAPANREFTNLSALHSSKKHVSEAQDLDPSIYSYDAVYESLHAKPEKKNKDNADGGEGVPKYMTSLLRSAEIRKRDQLRARDRMLAKEREAEGDEFDDKEKFVTSAYKAQQEELRRVEEEEKAREQEEEERRKTNGGSGMVGFYRDLLARGEEQHDAVMKAADEAAKKIHETGGEVPTDTTEKEKTEAQKAADLNAEGAHIAVNDDGQIVDKRQLLSAGLNVAPKPKTAAPPPSRTAPGTGAGAKSRFDSRQAGGRGGQRARQTEMIAQQLEEQERQRQEAEAAQQKEIAERSRSQKSTTDVSSARERYLARKKEREAAAKGS
- a CDS encoding uncharacterized protein (COG:S;~EggNog:ENOG410Q1Q5;~InterPro:IPR001214;~PFAM:PF00856;~go_function: GO:0005515 - protein binding [Evidence IEA]), which encodes MENNIPSHLSNPSLPSTSSISSSSPSTSLAPIGANPLLQTSLPMHLIETLTNALMALSSISAETWTASVSSIVSRLNENGNVREWVELLLLILMNELLGFLGSRIRRARTTVQTEAKTEVEPDSVSEASEEEASSDDLEEESVSDQKQETEPKPAQSKPALEPISVSKWKLESIPEHEELSLPEKNHVSEKKFEQTAESEQKSEPTEGSTPDQTSISVQGVTGDQDSEHGWQQPMSDPKIGGYEKLEPEQKITSDDELVSETRNEPDSESQDSINSESQKEALAKHTSTGCQHQQEEPSVRQTGGSDADNAGAISLRPPDFVSHYLPSPPSPTSSMPPLLPLDELPPELLRLPLMNEHNLTTGQSGRGLNIQIDNLSNLTPNAKYEVREPITNAFQVRFINERVGWGLFATQDIPAGSVVLADKLMSVWSREEKACKTPHDTHVMLERKSTAMGTDWYRTFLLMARSRMTGKKRPTARERRLGVLTANWEHYHLPISWEGRVGGIMGLNLAWVNHACIPNCTLSLSTEYGTDENGQVRWDKKPKLGKAIIRACSGIRTGEEITIPYMQTGGTAKMRKKNTMQRFGFRCHCRSCKMPDCNADKMLSKYHRLVNGIYNPGNIADKPAVTLQAAAALTGQAQYVRTNDPRLVNIWVNCALIAGHHSDLARARCFLKQARELAIISEGPGSKLQRRISKWQECMTMMPGFGATNRGLSTPMEAGPILKEDDEYDRRILFMLDAKPSGYLRVSCYRLRPGGNGTEQQWDIVDGPDPAPPKLNIDAMSPSGVCRDPGCYRSVMRIKQMEQRRREDREHRRHNKRQADSGCMDPEKDFVAILFELFYEEFAPQMKSRKRFRRNKLNTYEMVSEIMDGLHKCFGIGCKGENCTYCHHGEVLPGPCECDDEHAEQNQGVQVQDNPERVEGKKKKKGKKKGKQKVDADPVVQDVGAERKVKVVEGVGCCHAGVALESFSS